CTTAATTTTATTTGCGCGTGGCGATATTACCCTACTACAAAAAAGAATTGTGACAATTGTTGGCTCGCGACAGGCAACGGTGTATAGTCAGCGGGTTTTGGCTCAACTCGTACCAAATTTAGTTAATAACCATGTGGTAATTGCCAGTGGTCTAGCTAAAGGCGTCGATGTCTTGGCACATCAAGCCACTTTACAAAATCATGGTAAGACAATTGCTGTTGTCGGTAACGGCTTAAATCATTATTATCCAATGGTTAACCACCACGTGCAGGAGCAAGTTATGCAAAAGGGGCTGATTTTAAGTGAATATTTACCAGATACACCGCCGCGTCCTTTTCGCTTTCCTGAGCGCAACCGTATTCTAGCGGGACTTGCGGAAAGTGTCGTGGTAACGGAAGCTAAGGAAAAGTCGGGCTCCTTAATCACGGCTAACTTGGCACTGCAGGAAAATCGCAATGTCTATGCTGTCCCCGGGCCGATTACTAGTCCATTATCAGCGGGACCAAATAGGTTGATTGCAGTGGGTGCTAACCCGATAACAGATTTTAAATTAAATGAAAGATTTGACAACTAGCCATTAAATATTCTATTCTCAGAATAGTATTTTTAAAAAATAGAATTTTAATGAGGAGGCATTTGATGCCTACTAAGTCAAAGCCAAAAAAACGTAAAAAAACATTAGTAATTGTAGAATCGCCGGCAAAAGCCAAGACGATTGAAAAATATTTGGGGCGTAATTATCGGGTAATTGCTTCTAAGGGGCATATTCGCGACTTGCCA
The sequence above is a segment of the Lactobacillus sp. ESL0677 genome. Coding sequences within it:
- the dprA gene encoding DNA-processing protein DprA, producing the protein MEKTNFLLRLKLQKGLGYVKMLQVASQLDDDQVTVQTIKQMTLPAAVKEASLAAYRLEKFGKVIKRIKKQCQVISFFDDNYPEQLRQIYQPPLILFARGDITLLQKRIVTIVGSRQATVYSQRVLAQLVPNLVNNHVVIASGLAKGVDVLAHQATLQNHGKTIAVVGNGLNHYYPMVNHHVQEQVMQKGLILSEYLPDTPPRPFRFPERNRILAGLAESVVVTEAKEKSGSLITANLALQENRNVYAVPGPITSPLSAGPNRLIAVGANPITDFKLNERFDN